Proteins from one Candidatus Sulfotelmatobacter sp. genomic window:
- a CDS encoding Hsp20/alpha crystallin family protein — MAGLATRPSGNNRGLVSELFGFDPVRAFIGANGAGYGLGVDVQKTENGWTVEIPVPGFKPDQIEVTVEDRVLTVTGKSERRSFQRSILLPEEVDPETIDAKVEHGLLALGLHLHPKAQPRKIDVKVVQ, encoded by the coding sequence ATGGCTGGTCTGGCAACCCGTCCGAGCGGCAACAACCGCGGGCTGGTGAGTGAGTTGTTCGGGTTCGACCCGGTGCGTGCGTTCATCGGCGCGAACGGCGCCGGCTACGGTCTGGGCGTGGACGTGCAGAAGACCGAGAACGGCTGGACGGTCGAGATCCCGGTCCCGGGCTTCAAGCCCGATCAGATCGAGGTCACGGTCGAGGATCGCGTCCTCACGGTGACGGGCAAGAGCGAGCGGCGCTCGTTCCAGCGCTCCATCCTCCTTCCGGAGGAGGTCGATCCCGAGACGATCGACGCCAAGGTCGAGCACGGCCTGCTCGCGCTCGGACTGCACCTGCACCCCAAGGCGCAGCCTCGCAAGATCGACGTCAAGGTCGTTCAGTAA
- the rfaD gene encoding ADP-glyceromanno-heptose 6-epimerase, with protein sequence MNPGARVVVTGGAGLIGSALVRQLNLDGRENLVVVDRLGTSEKWRHLVPLRFAEYLDAEEFYPRIVADPEAFGTIEAVFHLGACSATTERDASYLVANNVRRSQEVARWAFARGARFVYASSAATYGARETNLREDLDPHALRPLNMYGYSKHLFDLWLRREGLLERAVGLKYFNVFGPNEDHKGEMRSVVAKAYEQIRARGTIELFQSYRPGIADGEQTRDFLYVKDAAAITAYLGFTPSASGLYNVGAGRDRSWNALAQAVFAALELPPRISYVEMPAVLRGKYQYRTVATIDRLREAGWTRPATSLEDAVADYVRRYLVPGVSLGDEEEPPALAAATPASTHHS encoded by the coding sequence GTGAACCCAGGCGCGCGAGTCGTCGTCACGGGCGGAGCCGGCTTGATCGGCTCCGCGTTGGTCCGTCAGCTCAACCTCGACGGGCGCGAGAACCTCGTCGTCGTCGACCGGCTCGGGACGAGCGAGAAGTGGCGGCACCTGGTCCCGCTCCGCTTCGCCGAGTACCTCGACGCCGAGGAGTTCTACCCGCGCATCGTCGCCGATCCGGAAGCGTTCGGCACGATCGAAGCCGTCTTCCATCTGGGTGCGTGCTCGGCCACCACCGAGCGCGACGCGTCGTACCTGGTCGCCAACAACGTGCGCCGCTCGCAAGAGGTCGCGCGCTGGGCGTTCGCCCGCGGCGCGCGCTTCGTCTACGCCTCGTCGGCGGCCACCTACGGCGCGCGCGAGACGAACCTGCGCGAAGATCTCGATCCGCACGCGCTGCGGCCGCTCAACATGTACGGGTACTCCAAGCACCTCTTCGATCTGTGGCTGCGCCGCGAGGGGCTGCTCGAGCGCGCCGTCGGGTTGAAATATTTCAACGTCTTCGGCCCCAACGAGGACCACAAGGGCGAGATGCGCAGCGTGGTCGCCAAGGCGTACGAACAGATCCGCGCGCGCGGCACGATCGAGCTGTTCCAGAGCTACCGGCCCGGCATCGCCGACGGCGAGCAGACGCGCGACTTCCTCTACGTCAAGGACGCCGCCGCGATCACCGCCTACTTGGGCTTCACGCCCAGCGCGAGCGGCCTGTACAACGTCGGCGCCGGACGCGACCGTTCGTGGAACGCGCTCGCGCAGGCGGTCTTCGCGGCGCTCGAGCTGCCGCCGCGCATCAGCTACGTCGAGATGCCGGCGGTGCTGCGCGGGAAGTATCAGTACCGCACCGTCGCGACCATCGATCGGCTGCGCGAAGCGGGCTGGACGCGGCCGGCGACCTCGCTCGAGGACGCGGTCGCCGATTACGTGCGGCGCTACTTGGTGCCGGGGGTCTCGCTCGGCGACGAAGAGGAGCCGCCGGCGCTGGCGGCCGCGACGCCGGCCAGCACCCACCACAGCTGA
- a CDS encoding thymidine phosphorylase, which produces MIDRAEAAIPADDWVRLALETKRDGGALQDATWHRLIAGYVEGSVDEASMAALAMAVNWHGMTDAEIVALTDAMVRSGDVLEFHGAAVVDKHSSGGVGDTVSLIAVPLVAACGVPVAKLSGRALGHTGGTLDKLEAIPGVHTDLSAERFVTQVERIGCAIAAATDRLAPADKKLYALRDRTATVRSIGLIAASMVSKKIAGGAGAIVFDVKTGRGAFMRDTGEAAELARTLVALAARFGRRASALVGDMDEPLGAAVGTGIEAVEARDFLRGDERDPRLADGVLSIAHEMLRVGGVPERELTPRALDALHSGAAYAKFVELLEAQGAVPGAIETIAPHPHRVSALATEAGFVAAIDAVAIGRLARESVLADGPFAGLRIVGRVGTPVRPGDVLAEVLGPSLDPRRVAAAFTIAPAPPAPRPLIAAVIRDADLIGSAK; this is translated from the coding sequence GTGATCGATCGCGCGGAGGCGGCCATCCCGGCCGACGATTGGGTCCGGCTGGCCCTGGAAACGAAGCGCGACGGCGGAGCGTTGCAGGACGCCACCTGGCACCGGCTCATCGCCGGCTACGTCGAGGGCAGCGTCGACGAGGCCTCGATGGCCGCCCTGGCGATGGCCGTCAACTGGCACGGGATGACCGACGCCGAGATCGTCGCTCTGACCGACGCCATGGTCCGGTCGGGCGACGTGCTCGAGTTCCACGGGGCGGCGGTCGTCGACAAGCACTCCTCGGGCGGGGTCGGCGACACGGTCTCGCTGATCGCGGTCCCGTTGGTCGCGGCCTGCGGCGTGCCGGTCGCGAAGCTGTCCGGGCGCGCGCTCGGACACACCGGCGGCACCCTGGACAAGCTCGAAGCGATCCCCGGCGTGCACACCGATCTCTCGGCGGAGCGGTTCGTGACGCAAGTCGAGCGGATCGGTTGCGCGATCGCGGCCGCGACGGACCGGCTGGCGCCGGCCGACAAGAAACTCTACGCGCTGCGCGATCGCACCGCCACCGTGCGCTCGATCGGCTTGATCGCGGCCTCGATGGTCTCCAAGAAGATCGCCGGCGGCGCCGGGGCGATCGTGTTCGACGTCAAGACCGGGCGCGGCGCGTTCATGCGCGACACCGGCGAGGCGGCTGAGCTGGCCCGCACCTTGGTCGCGCTCGCGGCGCGCTTCGGGCGGCGCGCCAGCGCGCTGGTCGGCGACATGGACGAACCGCTGGGTGCCGCGGTGGGGACCGGGATCGAAGCCGTCGAGGCGCGCGACTTCCTGCGCGGCGACGAGCGCGACCCGCGGCTGGCCGACGGCGTGCTCTCGATCGCCCACGAGATGCTGCGGGTCGGCGGCGTCCCGGAACGCGAGCTGACGCCGCGCGCGCTGGACGCGCTGCACTCGGGCGCGGCCTACGCGAAGTTCGTCGAGCTGCTCGAAGCGCAGGGCGCGGTGCCCGGCGCGATCGAGACGATCGCCCCGCACCCGCACCGCGTCAGCGCGCTCGCGACCGAAGCCGGCTTCGTCGCCGCGATCGACGCCGTCGCGATCGGCCGGTTGGCGCGCGAATCGGTTCTGGCCGACGGGCCGTTCGCCGGACTGCGCATCGTCGGCCGGGTCGGCACGCCGGTCCGCCCGGGCGACGTCCTGGCCGAGGTGCTCGGCCCGTCGCTCGATCCGCGCCGCGTCGCGGCGGCGTTCACGATCGCGCCGGCACCGCCCGCCCCGCGTCCGCTGATCGCGGCCGTCATTCGGGATGCGGACCTCATCGGCTCGGCGAAGTGA